ATGAGTATGGTGTGTATGACAACAAATCTCACGGTGTGCCCCACAAGAAAAACTCAGAGATTTTCTGGGAGACAAGAAAACCTTTCATGGAAAAGTACAGTGTTGAATTTGTGGGTTTTGGAAAACCTGCGCCATCTGATCCGGATGAAGAGAAAAAACAATGGGAAGAAAACCTCAAGATTATAAATAAGGTACTTACAAAAGATGAAGAGCTTTTAAAGTATATCACAGACACACTTATTGAGATTGCAGAAGCTTTGCCAAAAGAAGCACCTTCAACATTTGTTTTAAACCAGAACCCATATAAAGACCCGGCTATATATGATTACAAAAACTATCCTGAGTGGCTTTTTGCAAAGCCAGGTGAGAACGTTCCAAACAGAGCAGCCTTAGCAAAATGGGGAATGTATATAAACGGTGTGGTCGGCAGAAAGTACGGAAGACCTCTTGTGATTGCAACATCTGCTGACCTTACAGAGTCAACAAACCTTCACGGTTTTGGTCTTGGGAAAGATGATTTTGGTGGATTTGGAGTGTATGATAGAGAAAAAAATATAAACGGAGCAGTTTTACCATCTGCAATAACAGAGTTTTTAAATGCTGGTGTGTGTGCAGGATTGGCAACAGTAAATTTGAGTGAAAATCCATATGAAGATTTCAATGGTTTTTGGGCTATAACATCAACATATGGGTCATTTATGTATCTCAAATATGGCGCAATAAGGCTATTTTCACAAATGGCTCAAGACTCACCAATAAAGTTTGGCAAGGTCATTTGGGTAGCAGGTCATTCTGGCCCGGAGACTGCTGAAGATTCAAGAACACACTTTGGGATATTTGAACCTGGAGTTTTGCAGCTTTTACCGAAAGGAAAGATTATAAATCTTTACCCTTGGGAACACAACGAAGTACCCGTTTTACTTGGCGCTGCACTTGCAACTGACATAAACAACATAGCTCTGCATCTTACAAGACCACCAATTGAAATACCAGACAGAAACGCACTTGGTATTCCGTCACATTTTGAAGCCGCGAAAGGAGCGTATATCATAAATGATTTTGACCCAAATAGAAGAAAGGACGGAACGATAATTGTCAGGGGCACAAGCACAACCTACAATTTAATAAAACTTCTGCCTCAGCTTAGAAAAGATTTTAACCTTAAGATAATTGCTGCACCAAGCTTTGAACTTTTCATGATGCAGGAAGATGAGTACAGAAATAAGGTTCTGCCGCTTGAAGACTGGATAGACTCCATGGTAATCACAAACGAGAGCAAAAAGCTCATGCATGACTGGATATTTTCAAAAGTGTCTGAAGAATACTCACTTTCAAGCGACTGGGATGATAGTTGGCGAACAGGTGGAACAGTTGATGAGGTTTTAAAAGAAGCGCACCTTGATTGCGACAGCATATACAGCGGCATTGAAAGGTTTGTAAAGGACAGAGAAAAAAGAATTGCAATGTTGAAAAATATCTTATAGCATCCCCCAGCAAATCTATTTAAAGATAATTTTAGCGGGATGAGAAGAAATCTCAATCTTCTCCCTCCCGCTCTTTTTTTACTGTGATTTGTTAAGCTCTCTGAATTTGTTGGGAGATACACCCTCAAACTTCTTGAAAGCCTTGGTAAACCCACTTACCTCTGTGTATCCTATCATCTTAGCAATCTGAGACACCGAATAGTCGGTTGATAGAAGAAGTTCTTTTGCTCTGTGCATTCTCAAGTTCTGGATATAATCGCTTATATTCTGCCCTGTCTTTTCTTTGAAGATTGCTGAAAGATACTGCGGAGTTATATTGAACTTATCTGCGATTGTAGAAAGTGATATCTCTGAGCTTGAATACTGCTGATGAATATAGTCCAAAATATTTGAAATCAGGTCATTGCCTATTTTCTGCTTGTTAACTATCACATTCTCTGCAAGTATTTTATAGTCTTCCTGTATTGTTTGAAGGACCTTTTTTGGATTCTTCTCTTCAATTATTAACCTCATAACCTTTTCTGGTTCAGGTTTTTGTTTTTCCCCGACTTTGTTTGGAATACTGTTTAAAAGTTGATAGTAAAGCCCATAAAGATATATAAGTATCATCTTGGCCATATGAGGTGAGTTTGCCGCTGTTATATGATTTTTGATATTTTCAAATACCTCATAAACCCCTTCAACCTTACCTTCTTTAACAACATTTATAATTTTGTTTTCAATGTCTTTGGGTAAAAACTCCTTTTCGGACGTTATATCTTGAGAGAGCTCAGAAAACTTGAAAATCTTCATATTAGGCTTTACAAATTTCAATGAAAGAACTTTTTCGGCCTGCTCATATGCAAACTTTAAATTTATTATGCCCATAACCATCCCGCTTATACCTACAGACATATAAATTGAAAAGTTTTTCTCTAAAAACTCTATCATATTTTCAAATATTTCTGAAAGCTCTTTAATACTATCCTTAACATTATCATTAATTTCAACAATAACACTCAACCTTGTCCTTGAAAACAAAACATCCCAGTGTTTGAAACCATATGTCTCTAAAAGCTCATCCATAACGTTTGTAACAACAAGAGTTACAAGAGAATATTCACTATCACTTTCTTCTTTTATAAACCCTGAGCAGTCATCTATCTCTATCAAACATACCAAAAATTTTGCATCTTGTTTTTGCATTTCAAGGGTTTTTAGTTCTAATTCACCTATGTTCTCAGGCAATGCACTGCCAAGAAGCAACTGATACAATAAATTATTTTTTATAATTGGAGAAAATCTCATTATTTGCTTTTTCAGTTCCTCTTCTTTAGAAAGTGTTTGAACAACGAGGTCTCTTATAAAATCAAATTCGTTCTTTTCAGGCTCAGAACTCTTTACTTCACTACCTGCTTGCAACAATCTCTTTATCTCACTCAGCGGTCTGTAGTTTTGCATACTGAAGAAAAATATAAGTATACTGCCAATAATACTCATAAATCCAAGAAGAAAAAGGCTCAGATTACGTATTTTTCGTATCTCTTCAAAAAAACTGTCAACAGGTACCATGGATATATATTTC
The sequence above is drawn from the Caldicellulosiruptor bescii DSM 6725 genome and encodes:
- a CDS encoding transketolase family protein, which produces MEREFQLWEKIKDITYQYLDFTLNYRQSGHPGGSHSKAHMLISLLFGKKMLYDIRKPEYRFNDRLILSAGHTIPIIYSIFAVIGDAFDEMYRQTKDEKYLIAEDRLVRYYDLLTFRHRGGLPGHAESSRKTLLLKFNTGPSAHGLPASVGQALALKKAGLQNVKVFLVEGEGALTAGATHESQNGAWAYGLGNLFWLLDWNDFGIDDRPFSSVVYGTPEEWFSAHGWKVHGTMNGHSWQDVYFTIKRGVEEADENIPNLMWFKTKKGYEYGVYDNKSHGVPHKKNSEIFWETRKPFMEKYSVEFVGFGKPAPSDPDEEKKQWEENLKIINKVLTKDEELLKYITDTLIEIAEALPKEAPSTFVLNQNPYKDPAIYDYKNYPEWLFAKPGENVPNRAALAKWGMYINGVVGRKYGRPLVIATSADLTESTNLHGFGLGKDDFGGFGVYDREKNINGAVLPSAITEFLNAGVCAGLATVNLSENPYEDFNGFWAITSTYGSFMYLKYGAIRLFSQMAQDSPIKFGKVIWVAGHSGPETAEDSRTHFGIFEPGVLQLLPKGKIINLYPWEHNEVPVLLGAALATDINNIALHLTRPPIEIPDRNALGIPSHFEAAKGAYIINDFDPNRRKDGTIIVRGTSTTYNLIKLLPQLRKDFNLKIIAAPSFELFMMQEDEYRNKVLPLEDWIDSMVITNESKKLMHDWIFSKVSEEYSLSSDWDDSWRTGGTVDEVLKEAHLDCDSIYSGIERFVKDREKRIAMLKNIL
- a CDS encoding helix-turn-helix domain-containing protein — translated: MFKKILWRFIFSYLVIFIIPLLIGIGSYFSIKDIMMSSLYRYNKTALTQLEDKVENEIVKSVESLADWINLNPYYFIFLPEAKEALDSSDRLLNIRNLCREIYSQTYKNSYIIDAFIYIPSENLIVGPSYTTTPYNYYTYINRPLDMSYEKWLEFLSGEYKMKYIPSFKIKADYKNLSTIVFANTLSRWIIDGKNANVFVIIDQSKIVSTMKEIVSYPKGILWILDRDNNQVLKVSAEKQNILLPKLNFSIYNDFTIKELTLNGEKWIIYYVISPIYGWKYISMVPVDSFFEEIRKIRNLSLFLLGFMSIIGSILIFFFSMQNYRPLSEIKRLLQAGSEVKSSEPEKNEFDFIRDLVVQTLSKEEELKKQIMRFSPIIKNNLLYQLLLGSALPENIGELELKTLEMQKQDAKFLVCLIEIDDCSGFIKEESDSEYSLVTLVVTNVMDELLETYGFKHWDVLFSRTRLSVIVEINDNVKDSIKELSEIFENMIEFLEKNFSIYMSVGISGMVMGIINLKFAYEQAEKVLSLKFVKPNMKIFKFSELSQDITSEKEFLPKDIENKIINVVKEGKVEGVYEVFENIKNHITAANSPHMAKMILIYLYGLYYQLLNSIPNKVGEKQKPEPEKVMRLIIEEKNPKKVLQTIQEDYKILAENVIVNKQKIGNDLISNILDYIHQQYSSSEISLSTIADKFNITPQYLSAIFKEKTGQNISDYIQNLRMHRAKELLLSTDYSVSQIAKMIGYTEVSGFTKAFKKFEGVSPNKFRELNKSQ